A DNA window from Mastomys coucha isolate ucsf_1 unplaced genomic scaffold, UCSF_Mcou_1 pScaffold21, whole genome shotgun sequence contains the following coding sequences:
- the Oscar gene encoding osteoclast-associated immunoglobulin-like receptor isoform X1, with protein sequence MPAMVLSLILQLSTLWPVCHADFTSTAPLASYPQPWLGAHPAAVVTPGINVTLSCRAPQPAWRFALFKSGLVTPLFLRDVSIELAEFFLEEVTPAQGGSYHCRYRKTDWGPGVWSQPSNVLELLVTDQLPRPSLVALPGPVVAPGANVSLRCGSRIPGMSFALYRVGVATPLQYIDSVQPWADFLLIGTNAPGTYCCYYHTPSAPYVLSQRSQPLVISYEGSGSLDYTRGNLIRLGLAGMVLICLGIIVTFDWHSRSSAFGSLLPQQDWV encoded by the exons CGCCCCTAGCCTCCTACCCCCAGCCGTGGCTGGGAGCTCATCCTGCTGCAGTCGTGACTCCTGGGATAAACGTGACCTTGAGTTGCCGTGCACCCCAACCTGCCTGGCGGTTTGCACTCTTCAAAAGTGGCCTTGTCACCCCTCTGTTCCTCCGGGATGTGTCTATTGAGCTGGCTGAGTTTTTCCTGGAAGAAGTGACTCCGGCCCAGGGGGGCAGTTATCACTGCCGCTACCGCAAGACAGACTGGGGGCCAGGTGTCTGGTCTCAGCCCAGTAATGTCCTGGAACTGCTGGTAACAG ATCAGCTACCCAGACCATCCCTGGTGGCACTGCCTGGGCCTGTGGTGGCCCCAGGAGCCAATGTAAGCCTGCGCTGTGGAAGCCGAATACCGGGCATGAGTTTTGCACTGTACCGTGTGGGCGTGGCAACCCCTTTGCAGTATATTGactctgtgcagccctgggctGACTTCCTTTTGATCGGCACAAACGCACCTGGCACCTACTGTTGCTATTACCACACACCTTCTGCCCCCTATGTGCTATCACAGCGCAGCCAGCCACTGGTCATCAGTTACGAAG GTTCTGGCTCCTTGGACTATACTCGGGGAAACCTCATCCGTTTGGGGCTGGCAGGAATGGTCCTCATCTGCTTGGGCATCATAGTTACTTTTGATTGGCACAGCAGGAGCTCTGCCTTTGGTAGTCTCCTGCCCCAGCAAGACTGGGTGTAG